The uncultured Desulfuromonas sp. genome has a segment encoding these proteins:
- a CDS encoding GspE/PulE family protein → MVVRKKIRIGDLLVSEGIISEEQLMTALQTQKSSGGKLGRTLIDLGYISEDHLLEFLSRQLQVPLVDLRLFKFDGELVKLIPETLARRFRVVALTREANHLLVGMADPTDIFALDKLTALLNQPVEPAVVRESDLLRSLDTVYRRTDEIENIAEELGEELAQTDFNLAELLPDSQLEDAPVVRLLQTLFEDAVQVGASDIHIEPDETVLRIRQRIDGVLHEQVMKEKRIAGALVSRLKLMSGLDISERRLPQDGRFNIRVKGKSIDIRLSTMPLQYGESVVMRLLDQSGGLLRLDHIGMPPHLLARFRRFIHQPHGIVLVTGPTGSGKTTTLYGALNEMNQPEKKIITVEDPVEYRLPRINQVQVNTKVGLTFASVLRTALRQDPDIVMVGEMRDKETAEIGLRAAMTGHLVLSTLHTNDSISTALRLLDMGAEGYVVASSLQAVLAQRLVRRVCTSCSEEDPLDAQQRSWLQAALGTDEVPQGFKKGRGCSQCGNTGYHGRIGVFELLEIDAPLADALRRNDSAAFARSAQAQEHFISLADCALEYARQGITTMEEVVRVAGQVDELDAVEETP, encoded by the coding sequence ATGGTGGTACGGAAAAAAATACGTATTGGCGACCTGCTGGTTTCCGAAGGGATTATCAGTGAAGAACAGCTGATGACCGCTTTGCAGACCCAGAAAAGCAGTGGCGGCAAGCTTGGGCGTACGCTGATCGATCTTGGCTATATTTCCGAAGATCATCTGCTGGAATTTCTGTCGCGCCAGTTGCAGGTGCCGCTGGTTGATCTGCGTCTGTTTAAATTCGATGGCGAGCTGGTCAAGCTGATTCCGGAAACCCTGGCGCGCCGTTTCCGCGTGGTGGCTTTGACCCGTGAGGCCAATCATCTGCTGGTCGGTATGGCCGATCCCACGGATATTTTCGCCCTGGATAAATTGACCGCTCTGCTCAACCAGCCGGTGGAACCGGCCGTCGTGCGCGAATCGGACCTGCTGCGCTCGCTGGATACGGTGTATCGGCGTACCGACGAAATTGAGAACATTGCCGAGGAACTCGGCGAAGAACTGGCTCAGACCGATTTTAACCTCGCCGAGTTGTTACCGGACAGTCAACTGGAAGATGCGCCGGTGGTGCGTCTGTTGCAGACCCTGTTTGAGGATGCCGTGCAGGTGGGGGCGTCCGATATTCATATTGAGCCTGATGAAACCGTGTTGCGTATCCGCCAACGCATTGACGGCGTGCTCCACGAACAGGTGATGAAGGAAAAACGTATTGCCGGTGCCCTGGTGTCGCGTCTGAAGCTGATGAGTGGCCTGGATATTTCCGAACGCCGTCTGCCGCAGGATGGTCGCTTCAATATTCGCGTCAAAGGCAAGAGCATCGATATCCGCCTGTCAACCATGCCGCTGCAGTATGGTGAGTCGGTGGTTATGCGTCTGCTTGATCAGTCAGGTGGGTTGCTGCGCCTCGACCACATTGGTATGCCGCCGCATCTTCTGGCACGCTTTCGCCGTTTTATTCATCAGCCGCACGGCATTGTGCTGGTTACCGGCCCAACCGGTAGTGGTAAAACCACCACCCTGTATGGTGCGCTCAATGAGATGAACCAGCCGGAAAAGAAGATCATCACCGTTGAAGATCCGGTGGAATACCGTTTGCCGCGGATTAACCAGGTGCAGGTCAACACCAAGGTAGGACTGACCTTTGCCAGTGTCTTGCGTACGGCTTTGCGTCAGGACCCGGATATCGTTATGGTCGGTGAGATGCGCGACAAGGAGACCGCCGAAATCGGTTTGCGTGCCGCCATGACCGGTCACCTGGTGCTGTCGACTCTGCACACCAATGATTCCATCAGTACCGCCCTGCGTCTGCTCGATATGGGCGCGGAAGGTTATGTGGTGGCCAGTTCGTTGCAGGCGGTGCTCGCCCAACGGTTGGTGCGGCGCGTGTGTACCAGCTGTAGCGAAGAGGATCCCCTTGATGCTCAGCAGCGCAGCTGGTTGCAGGCGGCACTGGGGACCGACGAGGTGCCGCAAGGCTTTAAAAAAGGGCGCGGCTGCAGTCAATGCGGCAACACCGGTTATCACGGCCGCATCGGCGTGTTTGAACTGCTGGAGATCGATGCGCCCCTGGCCGATGCCTTGCGCCGCAATGACAGTGCCGCATTTGCCCGGTCCGCACAAGCTCAGGAGCACTTTATCTCTCTGGCGGACTGCGCTCTGGAATATGCCCGTCAAGGCATTACCACCATGGAAGAGGTGGTTCGCGTTGCCGGTCAGGTCGATGAGTTGGACGCCGTCGAGGAAACACCGTGA
- a CDS encoding type II secretion system F family protein: MPMFRYTARRPGGEQVSGELELATAAAVASQLTENGLIPIRIEEGRGSSVSREKKAFSLSLKRRPKKVRLDDLILFCRQMYSLTRSGVPMMRSLYGLIESSQNPTMQEALRGVIENLESGRDLSGAMAAFPAVFPNLMTRMVQVGESSGNLEESFRQLAEYLEFEKLTRERIKAALRYPTFVIVAIGAAMAILSLFVIPTFEKVFAGLGADLPLPTQIIIGISRFSVAYWPYLLVAVIATGYLVRAYLRTDKGTYRWDRYKLKLPIVGSILLRATLARFARAFAMGYGSGVPLVQALGYTARAIENSYLGEKLNEMRNQLERGDTLTRSAANLKIFTPLVLQMLAVGEESGSVDSMLLEVAGFYEREVEYDLKNLTSAIEPILIVIIGAMVLVLALGVFLPMWNLSSLMR, encoded by the coding sequence ATGCCGATGTTTCGTTATACCGCCCGTCGACCCGGCGGCGAACAGGTTTCCGGCGAGCTGGAACTGGCGACAGCCGCAGCGGTTGCCAGCCAACTGACGGAAAACGGCCTCATCCCGATTCGCATTGAGGAAGGGCGGGGCAGCTCGGTATCGCGTGAGAAAAAAGCTTTTTCCCTGTCGCTGAAGCGGCGACCGAAAAAGGTCCGGCTGGACGATCTGATCCTGTTTTGTCGTCAGATGTATTCGCTGACCCGCTCCGGGGTGCCGATGATGCGTTCTTTGTACGGGTTGATCGAATCGTCGCAGAATCCGACCATGCAGGAGGCCTTGCGCGGTGTCATTGAAAATCTCGAATCAGGGCGTGATCTCTCCGGGGCCATGGCGGCATTTCCGGCGGTGTTTCCCAACCTGATGACGCGCATGGTTCAGGTGGGTGAAAGCAGCGGCAACCTGGAAGAATCGTTTCGCCAGCTGGCCGAGTATCTGGAGTTTGAAAAGCTGACCCGTGAGCGGATCAAGGCGGCATTGCGTTATCCGACCTTTGTCATTGTCGCTATTGGCGCGGCCATGGCCATCCTCAGCCTGTTCGTCATTCCCACCTTTGAAAAGGTGTTTGCCGGACTGGGTGCGGATTTGCCGTTGCCGACGCAGATTATTATCGGCATCTCGCGCTTTTCCGTGGCGTATTGGCCTTATCTGTTGGTCGCGGTTATTGCGACGGGTTATCTGGTGCGGGCTTATTTACGCACGGACAAAGGCACCTATCGCTGGGATCGCTACAAGTTGAAGCTGCCCATCGTCGGCTCAATTCTGCTGCGCGCCACTCTGGCGCGTTTTGCCCGGGCCTTTGCCATGGGCTACGGCAGTGGTGTGCCGCTGGTGCAGGCGCTGGGCTATACCGCCCGCGCCATTGAAAACAGTTATCTCGGTGAAAAACTCAACGAGATGCGTAACCAGCTGGAACGGGGCGATACCCTGACACGCAGCGCCGCCAACCTGAAAATTTTTACCCCGCTGGTGCTGCAGATGCTGGCCGTCGGCGAGGAGAGCGGCTCCGTGGACAGTATGCTGCTCGAAGTGGCCGGCTTTTACGAACGCGAGGTGGAGTACGATCTGAAAAATCTTACCAGTGCCATTGAACCGATTCTCATTGTCATCATCGGTGCCATGGTGCTGGTTCTGGCACTGGGCGTGTTCCTGCCCATGTGGAATTTGAGCAGCCTGATGCGGTGA
- a CDS encoding type II secretion system protein: MNNQKGFTLIELIVVIVILGILSAVAVPKFVDMQDEAKRGVLEGIRGSWKSAVMMSHGKWLALGSSPASITVEGNTVEMTNAYPASSTDNLEDLIDLDGLTVVSTDSDEFSATADAGAGTLTVVYGNYQFIYTQAAAGASPVTGPITATP; the protein is encoded by the coding sequence ATGAACAACCAAAAAGGTTTTACCCTGATCGAACTGATTGTCGTTATTGTTATTCTCGGCATTTTGTCTGCCGTGGCCGTGCCCAAGTTTGTTGATATGCAAGATGAGGCGAAAAGAGGTGTGCTTGAAGGAATTCGTGGTTCATGGAAATCTGCTGTAATGATGTCACATGGAAAGTGGTTGGCACTTGGCAGCTCTCCGGCCTCAATTACTGTTGAGGGCAACACTGTCGAAATGACAAATGCATACCCTGCGTCCTCCACAGATAACCTGGAAGATCTTATTGATTTAGATGGGTTGACAGTTGTCAGTACTGATTCAGATGAATTCTCTGCAACTGCTGATGCTGGCGCAGGAACTCTGACCGTGGTTTATGGGAATTACCAATTTATCTATACGCAGGCTGCAGCTGGTGCATCTCCGGTGACCGGCCCAATAACGGCTACACCCTAA
- a CDS encoding prepilin-type N-terminal cleavage/methylation domain-containing protein — MHRQRGFTLLELIVVIAVVIILASVVLPKFLRLMHQAEVSAVQGMVGQMRSALSLQMSRGLYRGDDLAAWACDGSRPLYPMHDLLLDPPENYLGVLSASDRRGCWYDDKNSHELVYVLRHDELVQGFSATPAKLRWQIRVIRGPLSAGEPDTLIGLVLQSSSATHWITD, encoded by the coding sequence ATGCACAGACAACGCGGTTTCACATTACTGGAACTGATCGTGGTGATCGCCGTGGTGATCATTCTGGCCAGTGTCGTGTTGCCGAAATTCCTCCGCCTGATGCATCAGGCGGAGGTTTCAGCGGTGCAGGGCATGGTGGGGCAGATGCGTAGTGCCTTGAGTCTGCAAATGTCGAGGGGCCTTTATCGTGGCGATGATTTAGCGGCGTGGGCCTGTGATGGTTCCCGGCCTCTTTACCCCATGCACGACCTATTGCTCGATCCTCCGGAAAATTATCTGGGGGTTCTGAGTGCTAGCGACCGGCGTGGTTGCTGGTATGATGATAAGAACAGCCATGAACTGGTGTATGTGCTGCGCCATGATGAACTGGTTCAGGGCTTTTCGGCAACACCGGCGAAATTGCGCTGGCAAATCCGCGTTATTCGTGGCCCGCTGTCTGCGGGAGAGCCGGACACGTTGATCGGCCTGGTGTTACAGTCGTCTTCGGCGACGCACTGGATAACGGATTAA
- a CDS encoding type II secretion system protein, translating into MRNQKGFTLIELVVVMVILALLAAVAVPKFLDLQKQAEAASVKGVVGNIRSALGIRVARALVSGEDLQDLADNLYPMSLLSTVPEPYEGRGDSVPADKGVWYEGNGSHDLYYTLRNGDIVRDPTTADYLRFEIEVVQEDIDGDGTSEDVGLVFEKYDNTNIIDADTDSSNDADFDWDY; encoded by the coding sequence ATGAGAAACCAGAAGGGTTTTACCCTGATTGAGCTGGTCGTGGTCATGGTCATCCTGGCCTTATTGGCCGCGGTTGCCGTACCGAAATTCCTTGATCTGCAGAAGCAGGCGGAAGCCGCTTCGGTCAAAGGAGTGGTGGGTAATATCCGTAGTGCTCTCGGCATCCGCGTGGCGCGGGCACTGGTGTCGGGCGAGGATCTGCAGGATCTGGCCGACAACCTGTACCCCATGTCGTTGTTGTCTACCGTACCGGAACCTTATGAGGGGCGCGGTGACAGTGTGCCCGCTGATAAAGGCGTGTGGTATGAGGGCAACGGCTCTCACGATCTGTATTACACATTGCGCAATGGGGATATTGTCAGAGATCCGACGACTGCCGATTACCTGCGCTTCGAGATTGAGGTGGTGCAGGAAGATATCGATGGCGACGGAACTTCTGAAGATGTCGGACTGGTGTTTGAAAAGTACGACAACACTAATATCATTGATGCCGATACCGACAGCAGTAACGATGCTGATTTTGATTGGGACTATTAA
- a CDS encoding GspH/FimT family pseudopilin, with the protein MNRTITTQNGFTLVELVVVIVILGILSAVMAPRFFDQNDYQQRAFRDQLASALRFAHSRAVASGCDVRAEITANGFTLYRHNAVAACGTLPATVTVLTHPDGDPYTAVSPTALTDGTIVFDALGRARNADYDVTDFADVAGLGLTVEGETGCVTQ; encoded by the coding sequence ATGAACAGAACCATCACGACACAGAATGGATTTACACTGGTTGAGCTGGTGGTTGTGATCGTGATTCTCGGCATCCTGTCGGCCGTTATGGCCCCGCGTTTTTTTGATCAAAACGATTATCAGCAACGTGCTTTTCGTGATCAGCTGGCCTCCGCGCTGAGGTTTGCCCACAGCCGGGCCGTGGCCAGTGGTTGTGATGTTCGTGCGGAAATCACCGCAAACGGTTTTACCCTTTACCGTCATAATGCGGTAGCTGCGTGTGGCACACTGCCTGCGACTGTAACCGTTCTAACCCACCCGGATGGTGATCCCTACACGGCCGTGTCTCCCACTGCATTGACCGATGGAACCATTGTGTTTGATGCCTTGGGGCGCGCTCGCAATGCGGATTATGATGTGACGGATTTTGCCGATGTGGCCGGTCTCGGTCTCACCGTTGAAGGAGAAACCGGATGTGTCACTCAATGA
- a CDS encoding prepilin-type N-terminal cleavage/methylation domain-containing protein: MRQKPLLDNQQGVTLVELIVSIVIISVALSGVLLVMNYTTSHSADPMIEYQAVAIGEAYLEEILLQSYNDPGGGAEAGRSDFDDVGDYNNLTDVGARDQNGQAIVGLESYTVSVAVTDLPAFGPAGQTVPARRVTVTVQHNSGVNLSLTGVRTAYD, encoded by the coding sequence ATGAGACAAAAACCGCTGCTGGATAATCAGCAGGGCGTGACGCTGGTAGAGTTGATTGTCTCCATCGTCATTATCTCCGTGGCGTTGAGCGGCGTGTTGCTGGTGATGAATTACACCACCAGCCATAGTGCCGATCCGATGATTGAATATCAAGCTGTGGCGATTGGCGAGGCGTATCTGGAAGAGATTCTCCTTCAGTCGTACAATGATCCTGGCGGTGGTGCGGAAGCCGGACGGAGTGATTTCGATGACGTAGGCGATTATAACAATCTCACTGATGTGGGTGCCCGCGACCAGAATGGACAAGCCATTGTCGGGCTGGAAAGCTATACGGTTTCCGTTGCAGTCACAGATCTTCCCGCTTTTGGTCCGGCGGGACAGACCGTGCCGGCGAGGAGGGTCACAGTCACCGTGCAGCACAACAGTGGTGTCAACTTGAGCCTGACGGGGGTTCGGACAGCCTATGACTGA
- a CDS encoding type II secretion system protein, whose translation MTDRTFAAQRLSSRCSQAGFTLVELVVTIVIIGILVSLGGMFISQPIQGYIDLDRRTQLVGQADQALRRMQRDLRAALPNSVRVFNGGNGIEFLHVVDGGRYRVTSDPAETDLTLAANSILRFDVADDYFEVLGPLDTTEYTAANCLCAIYNLTADSGTNLCNAYAATNTAAIQAVVTSGARRFIRLGTATFFPLSSPQHRFFVIDQAVSYVVTGGQLRRYAGYTINQVPGPAAGDNYDLVTTDLVTVVDAGGTPVDPFTYDPGTPSHSGLVTLRLALEQDGERITLMHQVHVNNAP comes from the coding sequence ATGACTGATCGGACTTTTGCAGCACAGAGACTTTCCTCCCGATGTTCACAGGCTGGTTTCACCCTGGTGGAATTGGTGGTTACCATTGTCATCATCGGCATTCTGGTGTCGTTGGGCGGGATGTTTATCAGTCAGCCCATTCAGGGTTATATTGACCTGGATCGACGCACCCAATTGGTCGGACAGGCAGACCAGGCGTTACGTCGCATGCAGCGCGATTTGCGTGCCGCGCTGCCCAACAGTGTGCGGGTGTTCAACGGCGGTAACGGCATCGAATTTCTCCATGTGGTGGATGGCGGGCGTTACCGTGTGACTAGTGATCCGGCAGAAACCGATCTGACCTTGGCGGCCAATTCGATTCTGCGCTTTGATGTGGCAGATGATTATTTTGAGGTGCTCGGTCCGCTGGACACGACGGAATATACTGCGGCCAATTGTTTGTGCGCTATTTATAATCTCACCGCTGACAGTGGTACGAATCTGTGTAATGCCTATGCAGCAACAAATACAGCCGCAATTCAGGCTGTGGTAACCAGCGGAGCACGGCGATTCATTCGGTTGGGCACTGCCACCTTTTTCCCATTGTCATCACCACAGCACCGGTTTTTCGTCATTGATCAAGCTGTGAGCTATGTGGTTACAGGGGGACAATTGCGGCGCTATGCCGGGTACACCATCAATCAAGTACCAGGGCCCGCTGCCGGTGATAATTATGATCTGGTGACAACCGATCTGGTCACGGTTGTCGATGCAGGGGGCACGCCGGTTGATCCCTTTACCTATGATCCGGGTACTCCCAGCCACAGCGGCTTGGTAACCCTGCGTCTGGCGCTGGAGCAGGATGGCGAACGGATCACTTTGATGCACCAGGTGCACGTTAACAATGCGCCTTAA
- a CDS encoding pilus assembly protein MshP has translation MKSVTNQDGFTLVQAIFILVVLGMLGVYMVSLSTVQQATTTQAYLQAKVYQASRSGLEWGIKQVVDHSTCFTDDSFTVEQIPVALSCQVVDAYTEGGDSYQVYELTSQASFATISSPDYVSRTLKVTIHD, from the coding sequence ATGAAGAGCGTGACCAATCAAGACGGATTTACCCTGGTTCAGGCCATTTTTATTTTGGTGGTGCTGGGGATGCTCGGCGTCTACATGGTTTCGCTCAGTACCGTTCAGCAGGCGACTACGACCCAGGCTTATCTGCAGGCCAAAGTGTATCAGGCGTCGCGCTCCGGTCTTGAATGGGGGATCAAACAGGTGGTCGATCATTCTACTTGTTTTACTGATGACAGCTTTACGGTTGAGCAGATCCCGGTGGCGCTTTCATGTCAGGTGGTGGATGCCTATACCGAAGGGGGAGACAGTTATCAGGTTTATGAACTGACGTCCCAGGCGTCATTTGCAACGATTTCCAGTCCCGATTATGTGTCAAGAACGTTGAAGGTGACGATCCATGACTGA